The sequence GGTTAACATTTGATGATGTATTACTGGTTCCGCAGGCTTCTTCTGTCCTTCCTCACGAGGTTTCACTCAAAACCAGACTTACTAAAAACATAGAGCTTAATGTTCCTATACTCAGTGCCGCAATGGATACGGTTACTGAATCAGAACTGGCAATTGCTATTGCCCGTGAAGGCGGAATGGGTTTTGTTCATAAAAATATGACTATAGAGAGACAGGCTGAAGAAGTAGAAAAAGTAAAGAGATATGAAAGCGGAATGATTGCCAATCCTATTACACTGACAAAAAATGCTACTCTTCGTGAGGCAAACGAGCTTTTGAAACATTACAAAATTTCCGGTCTTCCTGTTATTGAAAAAGACGGTTCGCTTATTGGAATTATTACTAACCGTGATTTGAAATACAGAGATGACCTTACTATAAAAGTAAAAGATATTATGACAAAGGAAAATCTTGTTACTGCACCTGTAGGGACTACTCTTGAGGAAGCAAAGCAGATTCTTCTTGAACACAGAATAGAAAAGCTCCCTATTGTTAAGAATAATAAGCTGAAAGGCCTTATTACCATAAAAGATATTGATAATATAATAAATTATCCCAATGCAGCAAAAGATGAACACGGAAGATTAAGAGTCGGTGCCGCTGTAGGAATAGGAAAAGATACAATTGACAGAATATCTGCCCTTGTAAAAGCAGGCGTGGACGTAGTTACTGTTGACTCTGCACACGGACATTCAAAAGGCGTGGTGGAAGCTATTAAAAAGATCAGAAAAAAATTCCCGAAACTTGATCTTATCGGCGGAAATATTGTTACTAAAGATGCTGCCGCTGATCTTATCAAAGCTGGCGTGGATGCTGTAAAAGTAGGAATAGGCCCTGGTTCTATCTGTACTACAAGAGTGGTTTCAGGTGTGGGTGTTCCTCAGGTTTCTGCTGTTATGGAAGTTTACGATTATTGCAGAAAACAGGGAATTTCTGTAATTGCAGACGGAGGAATAACACTTTCAGGCGATATAGTAAAAGCAATTGCTTCAGGTGCTGACTGTGTTATGTTAGGCAGCCTTCTTGCAGGAACAGAAGAAGCTCCCGGAGAGGAAGTTCTTTTTAACGGTAGAAAATTCAAGACTTATGTAGGTATGGGATCTTTGGTTGCAATGAAAAGAGGAAGTAAAGACCGTTATTTTCAGTTGGAATCTGCTACTGAAAAACTTGTTCCTGAAGGAATTGAGTCTATGGTTCCGTTCAAAGGGAGACTAAAAGATACTATTTTCCAGCTTTGCGGAGGACTGCGTTCTGGTATGGGATACTGCGGTACACCGGATATCGAATCGCTGAAGAGTAAATCAAAATTTATAAAAATAACTAATGCAGGATTAAAAGAAAGTCATCCTCATGATGTAATAGTCACTAAAGAAGCCCCGAATTATCAGGCTTCAAAGTAACTGCGCAGACAAAAAAATATCTCTGAAACAAAAAAAGAGATATTTTTTTATAAAATTTTTTACGAAATTTTTCATTTTTTATATGAAAAAAGAAATTTATATTTTGAATTATACGCAGTATCAATAAAACCGCGTATTATATAGGAGGCTGTATGACTAAAAATATTTCGGAATTAATAAACGCAGCAACTGAAAAGACACTTCCTGATTTAGTGTTTAAAAATGCAAAAATCATAGATGTCTTTTCACTTGAAATAATGGAAGGCGATATAGCTGTTCTTGATGATATGATCGTTGGTATAGGAGAATACCATAATGCTAAAAAAATTATCGACCTTAACGGGAAATTTGTTTCCCCAGGATTAATCGAAGCACATGTACATATAGAATCTTCACTTATTATCCCGGAAAATTTTTCCACTGTACTTTTGAAACACGGAGTTACCACTGCTGTTATCGATCCGCATGAGATCGCTAATGTTATGGGAACCGAAGGAATTCAGTATATGATAGATTCTACTGAGAATACTGAACTTGATATTTTTATCATGCTTCCGTCATGTGTTCCCTCTACTCAGTATGAAAGTTCAGGCGCTGTATTGAAAGCAGCTGATCTGACAGGTTTTTATTCTCATCCCCGTGTTTTGGGACTTGGGGAATTAATGAACTATCCCGGACTTTTGGGATTAGACACTGATCTTTTACAGAAAATATATGATGCAAAGTCTCTGAATCTTGCTGTGGACGGTCATGCTCCCTCTATCAGCGCTCAAGGGCTGAATGCCTACATCTCGGCAGGGATAACAACTGACCATGAGTGTGAAACTTACGAAGAAATGAAATTAAGACTGCAAAGAGGAATGTATGTTTTTATAAGAGAAGGCACAGCTGCGAGAAATCTTGAAGCTTTGATAAAATATGTCAATTATAAAAATAATGATTTGATATGTTTCTGTACTGATGATAAGGAAATAATCGATATTGAAAAAGAAGGAAGCATTGATTATTGTGTAAGAAAAGCCGTTAATTACGGACTTGACCCTCTTCTTGCCATAAAGATGGGATCATATAATGCTGCAAAGGCACACAGACTCCATGACAGAGGTGCGATAGCCCCCGGCAGAAAAGCTGACCTTGTTATTCTTGATGATCTTGAGAATTTTACTGTTTCATCAGTTTACAAAGATGGAAAATTAATAGACGAAAATCCAAAGACAGATTTCTTAAAAATAAAGAACCATAAAATCTGTGTTTCAGATGATATTAACTGGGAAATAAAATTGAAGTCTGATGAAATACGTGCTATAGGGCTTGTTCCTAATAATCTTTTTACTAATGAACATATTATGAAAGTAGATATTGATAAAAGCGGCAATTTTATTCCTGATTCTGAAAAAGACGCTGTAAAGCTCTTTGTTATAGAAAGACATAACCCTGATAATAATAATGTCGGACGTGGAATACTCCACGGTCTGAAAATAAAAAAAGGTGTTATTGCCACTACTATAGGACATGATTCACATAATCTCATTATGACAGGATATAATAACGAGGATTTTTCACTTGCATTAAAGACTTTAAAAGAGTTTGACGGCGGTATTACTGTAGTTTCCGACGGCAGGGTTCTCGCTGTACTCCCGCTGGAAACAGCAGGACTTATGACTTCCAAGCCTGTTAATGAAGTCCTTAAAAATCTCGAAGAACTAAACAAGGCTTTGATAGAAATAGGATTCAGTGGTAATTTTAGTCCGTTTTTATCTTTGTCATTTTTATCGCTTCCTGTTATTCCAAAGCTGAAAATAACTGATATGGGACTCTTTGATGTAGAAAAATTCGGCTTTGTGGACATTGAAGTTTAAATTTTTATTTGAGGTATTGCTATGATATTAATCAAACCTGAGAAAATCTGTAAAGGAGTATATAAATATATTTCCCGTAATAATTTTACTGATTTTATATTTTTTTATGATGTAAATCATAATATTTATACTCCTGATGCAGAATATAACCTGAAAAATACCGGAAAGCTAAATACTGATGCACAGTTAAGCTATAATACAGTTTCATTTCATCCTTCAGACAAAAAAGCCGCTGTGATTTTGAAAGACGGCTCTCTGGCTGTAAATGATTTTAATACTGATATGCTTTGGGAAAAAAATGGTTCATTTGTGTGCCTGATTTACTCTAAAAACGGTAATTATATCTGGGCTGCTGAAAAATTAAGTAAAATCCGTTTGCGTATTTCTATATTTGACAGTATCAACGGATCTTTGCTGGCTTTCCACGAGATAGATGATTTGTTATACGACAGTAGTCTGCGTATATCAGATATTCCCGATTCAGATAATATTATACTTGAGCTGGCAGCGGGACAGGATGGAATAAGTTTATTTGAATGTAAATATACAAGCCAGATTGAACTAACAGAATTATTTAAGCATAATTCTTATATAACGCCCGCATGGTCACCTGACGGAACTAAGATGATCACCCTTGAAAATGATTCCCAGACCTATGCACATTTTTCCTATCCGCAGTATAAACTTCTTGCGGAACAGGCAGAAATTGACTTTGATGATGAAGAATCAATGCCGGGCTACAATATGATTTATCTAAAAAACGGACTAACAATTGTTCAGAATATGAATTACCGTCATTTTCTTTTTGACCCTGTGAAGATGAAAAGACTTGGTGAAGTTGCCTTTCATGGCTATGAACCTGTTCCGGCAAACCAAATTTATAAAAGCTTAAAAGATGATAATACACTATGTTCCCGTATTGTGTATTTTGACCGGATAGGAACTCTTCTGGCAGCACAGACCAGCAGTAAAGATGATGACCCTGTGACTGTTTTTATTGATGAAGATATATTTATCAATCAATTAACATAGAACTTCAGATTCTTCCAGCATTTTCTGACTTTGAATTTTCTGATGATAAAAACCGGAATATATAAAATACTAAATAAATTTATAATATAAAAAATGTATCTTTCAATCGACTTATAAACATTGATTTTGAGATACATTTTTTTATCAGATTATTTTTATTTTTTAGAAAGGCTGGTATACTTGCTTTTCAGTCCTTTCCATTGATTTTCATTTATACGGCATGAATCAATATAGTAATTTCTGCTGTCTTTGGACATGTATGACACTGCAATCCGCGGAATTCCTGATGAAGAATATATACTTGCAGGTATAATCTGCTTTATTTCATAATTTATCTCAAAAGTAACAGGATCAGCATTCTCAAGTTTTTTCCACGAATTATTTTTTTCCGGCTCACAATACGACGCTTTCACTTTTTCCGATATATTGCCGAATGACGGCTTACTTAGTTCCTTTATTTCATAATAAGTTTTTTCTCCTGTGTATACCTGTTTCATAACTTCATCAGACACTGTAATTTCAGACATTTCAACATTATTTTTCTCATTTGAAGTTTTATTTTCATTTATTCCTGTAATCACGACTCTGCTGTTGCTTTTATAATACACGTTATTCTTATCTTTGGCAAAATTAGAATTTATTGTCTCAAATGTCAAAGGATCTGATTCCAAAATTTCCTCTCCCCTATAATACACGCTATTTTTATCCTCTGCATAATCATATTCGTTTTCTTTTATTCTTTTCATCAATATAAAAGTCAGCGAATCAGCTCCTTCAATAATTTCGCTGTCGTAGTAAACGTGATTTTTGTCTTTTGTATAGAGCGGTGTTAATATTTCAAAGGTTTTTATATCTGCGCCCTTTACAGGTTCATAATCATACTGTGCCCTCATATATATATTATTCTTATCTTTTACATGAAAATATCCCAAAACTTCAAATGTTTTTGCATCTATCCCCTTTGCAGGCTTTTCCTGAAAATACGCACTGTTTTTATCTTTGGAATAATTCTCCTTTAACAGCTCAAATGTAGCTGGATCAGCATTTTTTATCACATAAACAGGATTGCCAAATTTTTCAATTACATACACTTTCTTTTTATCCTTTGCATATACCAAAGGATAAGACTCGCCTATATATTCAAAAGTTTTCGGATCAGCATCTTTCAGAGTTATGTTTTCCCGTCTTGTAATATAATACACATGATTCTTATCTTTTACCAGAGAATCATTTATAATACTGAAAGTTTTCGCATCTGCTGTCTCAAATACAGAATAATATTTTACACTTCCTGAATCATTATTTTCATTCTGATAATAAATATTTTTCCCGTCAGTAACGAACTTCCTTTCTTTATCCCCCTCAAAATCTCTAATTTTCACAATACTGCCGTCCTTAATTTCCGTACACTCCCAATGGCTTTTTCGTCCGCACTTTTTCATCTCCAAAGATCCGCCTGTTCTTACGAATTCATCTGCATATATACCAGCTGTAACAATTAGAAAAAGCAGAATTATTTTTTTTATCATACTAACAACTCCTTTTATTTCATAATAATTAATAATACAAAATTATTTATATATCTGTTCTCTTATCCGCTGCCTGTTTTTCCTGAAATACATCACTATTTCCAGTTTATCATAATTTATAAAGTGTGTTATAATATTAGTAATAAATATAAGAGTCAGGAGGATCAACACATGAAAAAGAAATATGCCTTTTTATTAATGGGGCCGGATTTTAACACAGAGCAGCATCAAGTCTGTTTTGAAACGGGAAACCTTATTTCCTGCCTGTATACAGTTCGTAATCCTGAGGAAGCCAAGCTGAAAATAACAGAGCTTGCAAACAGCGGCTACGGTGCAGTGGAACTATGCGGTGCTTTCGGGCAGAAACTGGCAGATGAGCTTATTTCCCTTACAGAGGGTAAAATAGCAATAGGTTATGTAGTTCATAACCCTGATCAGGATGATTTATTTGCGAAATTTTTCTCATAAATTTTCTTAACAAAAAAAGGGACATATATCATAATAGATTCTTTTAAAATATTTAAATACAAAATATTATATTTATTATTTTTATTAATACAATATTTTCTTATTAATTTATAAATAAGTTCTGTTTTGATATCGGCCCTTTTTGTATATATATAAATAAATTTTCTTTTATAATTTATTTATTTTTCTATTTTATCTCTATCCC is a genomic window of Sebaldella sp. S0638 containing:
- the guaB gene encoding IMP dehydrogenase — its product is MATIIGEGLTFDDVLLVPQASSVLPHEVSLKTRLTKNIELNVPILSAAMDTVTESELAIAIAREGGMGFVHKNMTIERQAEEVEKVKRYESGMIANPITLTKNATLREANELLKHYKISGLPVIEKDGSLIGIITNRDLKYRDDLTIKVKDIMTKENLVTAPVGTTLEEAKQILLEHRIEKLPIVKNNKLKGLITIKDIDNIINYPNAAKDEHGRLRVGAAVGIGKDTIDRISALVKAGVDVVTVDSAHGHSKGVVEAIKKIRKKFPKLDLIGGNIVTKDAAADLIKAGVDAVKVGIGPGSICTTRVVSGVGVPQVSAVMEVYDYCRKQGISVIADGGITLSGDIVKAIASGADCVMLGSLLAGTEEAPGEEVLFNGRKFKTYVGMGSLVAMKRGSKDRYFQLESATEKLVPEGIESMVPFKGRLKDTIFQLCGGLRSGMGYCGTPDIESLKSKSKFIKITNAGLKESHPHDVIVTKEAPNYQASK
- the ade gene encoding adenine deaminase; the protein is MTKNISELINAATEKTLPDLVFKNAKIIDVFSLEIMEGDIAVLDDMIVGIGEYHNAKKIIDLNGKFVSPGLIEAHVHIESSLIIPENFSTVLLKHGVTTAVIDPHEIANVMGTEGIQYMIDSTENTELDIFIMLPSCVPSTQYESSGAVLKAADLTGFYSHPRVLGLGELMNYPGLLGLDTDLLQKIYDAKSLNLAVDGHAPSISAQGLNAYISAGITTDHECETYEEMKLRLQRGMYVFIREGTAARNLEALIKYVNYKNNDLICFCTDDKEIIDIEKEGSIDYCVRKAVNYGLDPLLAIKMGSYNAAKAHRLHDRGAIAPGRKADLVILDDLENFTVSSVYKDGKLIDENPKTDFLKIKNHKICVSDDINWEIKLKSDEIRAIGLVPNNLFTNEHIMKVDIDKSGNFIPDSEKDAVKLFVIERHNPDNNNVGRGILHGLKIKKGVIATTIGHDSHNLIMTGYNNEDFSLALKTLKEFDGGITVVSDGRVLAVLPLETAGLMTSKPVNEVLKNLEELNKALIEIGFSGNFSPFLSLSFLSLPVIPKLKITDMGLFDVEKFGFVDIEV
- a CDS encoding DKNYY domain-containing protein, producing the protein MIKKIILLFLIVTAGIYADEFVRTGGSLEMKKCGRKSHWECTEIKDGSIVKIRDFEGDKERKFVTDGKNIYYQNENNDSGSVKYYSVFETADAKTFSIINDSLVKDKNHVYYITRRENITLKDADPKTFEYIGESYPLVYAKDKKKVYVIEKFGNPVYVIKNADPATFELLKENYSKDKNSAYFQEKPAKGIDAKTFEVLGYFHVKDKNNIYMRAQYDYEPVKGADIKTFEILTPLYTKDKNHVYYDSEIIEGADSLTFILMKRIKENEYDYAEDKNSVYYRGEEILESDPLTFETINSNFAKDKNNVYYKSNSRVVITGINENKTSNEKNNVEMSEITVSDEVMKQVYTGEKTYYEIKELSKPSFGNISEKVKASYCEPEKNNSWKKLENADPVTFEINYEIKQIIPASIYSSSGIPRIAVSYMSKDSRNYYIDSCRINENQWKGLKSKYTSLSKK
- a CDS encoding DUF6506 family protein, which translates into the protein MKKKYAFLLMGPDFNTEQHQVCFETGNLISCLYTVRNPEEAKLKITELANSGYGAVELCGAFGQKLADELISLTEGKIAIGYVVHNPDQDDLFAKFFS